Proteins found in one Alicyclobacillus cycloheptanicus genomic segment:
- a CDS encoding DUF255 domain-containing protein, producing the protein MKPNNGEHAYTNHLIHEKSPYLLQHAHNPVDWWPWCDEAFKIARRYNRPVFLSVGYS; encoded by the coding sequence GTGAAACCCAACAACGGCGAACATGCATACACTAACCACCTTATCCACGAAAAATCCCCATACCTGTTGCAGCACGCCCACAATCCGGTCGACTGGTGGCCGTGGTGCGACGAGGCGTTCAAAATCGCCCGGAGGTACAACCGGCCGGTCTTTTTGTCTGTGGGCTACTCGTAG
- a CDS encoding thioredoxin domain-containing protein, producing the protein MERESFEDEEVAAVLNQHFVAIKVDREERPDIDQIYMTVCQAMTGEGGWPLTILMTADQAPFFAGTYFPKEDRFGRPGLLRLLSSVAREWAANRTEIERTGTGVVSRLKPFLEQSQPGDVREQLLHDGASALLARFDAAYGGFGDAPKFPTPHQLMFLLRYALRFGHEEALRAVERTLLGMAQGGIYDQIGYGFSRYSTDRQWLVPHFEKMLYDNALLAIVYTEAWQVTRNPAFADIAKQVLTYVLRDMTHPDGGFYCAEDADSEGVEGKFYVWTPNEVRDVLGDEVGNRVCRWFHITQEGNFEGKSIPNRIGESLDTFLNEAAIAPERWQSELQDAVRKLFAYRERRVHPHKDDKILTSWNGLMIAAFATVGRVFGERAYVEAARRALQFIQTRLTDADGRLRSRYRDGHAAYPGYLDDYAFLIWGLIELYEATFEPSFLRQAVAFQEQQLALFRDEQAGGGFYLTPSGGEALIARPKEIYDGAIPSGNSVSAYNLLRLARMTGHAAFEQAASDVFRSFAGDVGHYPAGHTFYLLALQFARSRGQDLVIAGSRHDAATVEACRAVQEAFLPQAVVLFRDESAQADALTEIAPFLAAQRPVNGKVTLYLCENYACRQPTHDVKQALAELNT; encoded by the coding sequence ATGGAGCGAGAGTCTTTTGAAGATGAGGAAGTGGCGGCTGTCCTCAATCAGCACTTTGTTGCCATTAAGGTCGATCGCGAAGAGCGTCCGGATATTGACCAAATTTACATGACGGTGTGCCAGGCGATGACGGGCGAGGGCGGGTGGCCGCTGACGATTCTGATGACGGCCGACCAGGCGCCGTTTTTCGCCGGCACGTACTTTCCGAAGGAGGACCGCTTTGGGCGTCCGGGTCTGCTTCGGCTGCTGTCCAGCGTTGCGCGGGAGTGGGCGGCCAACCGCACGGAGATTGAACGAACCGGCACGGGCGTTGTCAGTCGGCTGAAGCCCTTTCTCGAGCAGTCCCAGCCGGGCGATGTGCGTGAACAATTGCTGCACGATGGCGCGTCGGCGCTGCTGGCGCGGTTTGATGCAGCGTATGGTGGATTTGGCGACGCACCGAAGTTTCCGACGCCTCACCAGTTGATGTTCCTCCTGCGCTATGCGCTTCGTTTTGGCCATGAGGAGGCCCTGCGTGCCGTGGAGCGGACATTGCTGGGCATGGCGCAGGGCGGCATCTATGACCAGATTGGCTATGGGTTTTCGCGATACTCGACCGATCGCCAGTGGCTGGTGCCGCACTTTGAAAAAATGCTGTATGACAACGCGCTGCTCGCGATTGTCTATACGGAGGCGTGGCAGGTCACCCGAAACCCAGCCTTCGCCGACATCGCCAAGCAGGTACTGACGTACGTGCTGCGGGACATGACACACCCAGACGGTGGGTTTTATTGTGCCGAGGATGCGGATTCTGAAGGGGTGGAAGGGAAGTTTTATGTGTGGACGCCCAATGAAGTTCGGGACGTCCTTGGCGATGAGGTGGGAAACCGCGTGTGCCGGTGGTTTCACATCACACAGGAAGGCAATTTTGAAGGCAAGAGCATTCCCAACCGGATTGGCGAGTCGCTGGACACCTTTCTGAACGAAGCGGCCATCGCGCCTGAACGGTGGCAGTCTGAATTGCAAGACGCGGTGCGCAAGTTGTTCGCCTATCGGGAGCGGCGGGTTCACCCGCACAAGGACGACAAGATTTTGACGTCGTGGAACGGCTTGATGATCGCGGCTTTTGCCACGGTCGGCCGGGTGTTTGGCGAGCGCGCTTACGTCGAGGCCGCCCGGCGGGCGCTCCAATTCATCCAGACGCGGTTGACGGATGCGGACGGCAGGCTGCGCTCCCGCTATCGGGACGGGCACGCAGCGTACCCAGGCTATCTCGACGACTACGCCTTTCTCATCTGGGGCTTGATTGAACTCTACGAGGCGACGTTTGAGCCGTCTTTTTTACGTCAGGCGGTGGCCTTCCAGGAGCAGCAATTGGCGCTCTTTCGGGATGAACAGGCGGGCGGGGGGTTTTACCTTACGCCAAGCGGGGGTGAGGCGCTCATCGCCAGGCCGAAGGAGATTTATGACGGCGCGATCCCGTCCGGCAATTCGGTGTCTGCCTACAATTTGCTGCGCCTGGCGCGGATGACGGGCCATGCGGCATTTGAACAGGCGGCGTCGGACGTGTTTCGCTCGTTTGCTGGCGATGTGGGGCACTACCCAGCGGGCCACACGTTTTATTTGCTGGCGCTGCAGTTCGCCCGCTCGCGAGGGCAAGACCTGGTGATTGCCGGATCACGGCACGATGCCGCGACCGTCGAGGCTTGCCGGGCCGTCCAGGAGGCGTTTCTGCCGCAGGCGGTCGTCCTGTTTCGAGATGAGTCGGCACAGGCGGATGCATTGACCGAAATTGCGCCTTTTCTGGCAGCGCAGCGGCCGGTGAATGGCAAGGTGACCCTTTATCTCTGTGAAAACTACGCTTGCCGCCAACCGACACACGATGTGAAGCAGGCGCTGGCGGAGTTAAACACGTAA